One genomic window of Nicotiana sylvestris chromosome 10, ASM39365v2, whole genome shotgun sequence includes the following:
- the LOC138880243 gene encoding uncharacterized protein gives MESKGFKLSRTKTEYLECKFSSKTQGEEGEGDGEIDKDVTHRIGVGWMKWRLASGVLCDKKVPPKLKGKFYRMVVKSTMLYGSECWPVKIIHVQKMKVAEMRMLRWMCGHTRLDRIRNEVIRDKVDVAPIEDKMRKTRLRWVGHVNRRSTNVPVMRCERLTSEVYEEVEVS, from the exons atggagtctaaaggtttcaagttgagcaggaccaagacagaatacttggagtgtaagttcagtagTAAGACTCAGGGAGAGGAAGGGGAG GGGGATGGGGAGATTGATaaagatgtcacacatcgtattggggttggatggatgaaatggagactcgcttctggtgttttgtgtgacaagaaggtgccaccaaaacttaaaggtaagttctacagaaTGGTGGTCAAgtcgactatgttgtatgggtcTGAGTGTTGGCCTGTGAAGATCattcatgtccagaagatgaaggtagcagagatgaggatgttgagatggatgtgcgggcacaccaggCTAGATAGGATCAGGAATGAGGTTATTCGCGACAAGGTGGATGTAgcccctattgaggacaagatgcggaAAACGAGGCTTAGGTGGGTTGGACATGTGAATAGGAGGAGCACAAATGTCCCGGTGATGAGGTGTGAAAGGTTGACATCGGAGGTCTACGAAGAGGTAGAGGTAAGCTGA